CGTGTTTCTCGCACGCAGCACTTAGGGCTGCCTCGGCCCGGGTTCAGTGCCGCGAGGCcgtttgctttaaaataaaacaacgCGACTCCCAGTTTACGGAGAGATTTGCGCTTTCTGCAATACCGGGGTGGGGAACAGCACCGGTGACCACTGCAGCGCGCTCCCCACCTCCCCAGCACCAGGCTCCGCAGGACGGCAGCCTCGTACCGCGGAGCGCAGCGGGAAGGGGCACCCGCAGCCCCGGGGGGACCGTGAGGGGCGTAGGGGGGCAGAACTTACCTCGTCCCCTGTCTACAAAACTAGTGATGGTATTGGCGGATTTGGACGACTGAAAAAAGCTGGCGTTGATGCCCAGTTTCTCCGCGATAGAGTAAGTCCTGAACAGAGACAGCATGTACTCGTGGGGTTCCGCCCGTGGGAGCGCTCGGTCCATGGCGTGTCCCCCTTGCCGCGGGCGGCTCTCCCGTGGGGACCGCGGCGCTCTGCGGCTGCGACCACCTTTGGAAGAGGCGGCGAACTCCgaggaggcagggagggaagccGGGAGGCAGCAAGGTAAATCCCAGAGGAGGCTGGCGAGCAAGGCGGCGGAGAGCAGGGCCCGGCGTGCATTCATAGCGAGAGGCGGCGGcggtggggaggaagaggagggcgGCCCGACGTGCGGCTCCGGCGGCCCACGGAGCGGCGCGGGGACTGCGCGGCGGCGTGGCGCGGAGCGGCGACTGCACCCGGGCGGGCTCGGCCCGCagccgcccgccccgccccgtGGGTACCGCCCCGCCGCGCACCGCCCCGTGGGGGCACCCAGCCCGCCCCCGCGGGGCGGTCCGCCATGGGGCGGGACACCCCGCCGTCCGGCGCTTGGGGGTCCCTGCGCTCCCTCCTCGCTCTTTACTCCACGCGGGAAGCGGACACGAGGGCCCGTGGGAGATGCCTCGCGTCTTGCTGCCACCTCTCGGGTACCGCTTCTCGTCAGGCCACCGGTGCTGTCGTCTGTTCAGGCGCCTCACAGGTTCTCCAGGTTTGAGTGTGGGCAGACTCGTGCAATGCTAATGATTTTACTTGAGAGTCTCTGTATTCCCGTGGCTATGTGCCCGAAAACTTGGCACAAAGCAGGGTTCTTACAAGAAGGAGAATTTGGTGGCAAGTGAGGGTGTCACCTTCGGATGTGCCAGGGCCCATCTAGCTAGCAGCCTTGAGGCACACCCTGGCACCCGttagagaaggaagggaaagcacAGGATGAGCCAGAGACTATTCTCCTCATCTCAAAATCTGCAAATCAGGCATCAAGAGGGGACCTAGCACAGCGCCAGGCTGGGGCCTGGCAGAAGGCACCACTGGGCACTACTGGGCAGGCAGCACTGTCAAGATAATCACGGTAtcctggggcaggcaggaaaGATGCCTCAAAGCAGGGTGCCCATTTGCCTTGTCCTGGTCATGCAAGAGACAGCAGTGGAGCAGAAGTACAAGGATTAAGAAATTCACCCACCCCTTTTCATTTGGCTTTTCAGAGGTGCATCCTTCAGCATAGAACTGGTGTCAGTTCTCCAGTGGTTTCACCCGACCACCTGTCTAGGGTTCACAGCCATGGACAAAGTATGGTAATATGCTTGCATTATTCTACCTGTCCTGATCACTACTTGCTTCTCCTTCACCTTCTCGTCCTCCTGCCTGAACCATGGAccttctgctgcaggcagccacaAACCACCCTCTTCCACTTCTCCATGTGGCTtttctctgccctgtgctgagcGTTCCTCCTTTGCTGTCCCATTGTCCACTTCTTCCTACATCTCCTatctgccccagctctgccactggtggattttcctttcattccagTAAGAGGTCATGTCTGTTTAGCTGTGAAATCCAGGTCCACAGTAAATAAAGGGAATCCATCCCACATGGGATCTGAGATCTCTGAACATGCTCCTCCATCAGCTGCCATTCTTCATGCAGTCATACACTAGACTCGGGgacttgtctttttcttccctgttctaATTTTCCACCAAGAGAGAGTAGCTCCTGCCTGGGCTTTTGGCAccactcccagcacagcacaggaccAGTGAGATGAGGCAGACTCTGACAAGTCATATGATGCAGGCTTCTAGCCTGGCACATCTCAGTTTGCCTGTAGGGTGCTTAGTCCCACTGTGTTCCCCATCTCCCACGGAGAGATGCTAGAGACTATGAGGAACACAAGGGGAACATTCAAAGCAAGGGATGGGCTCAAGTTCCAAGTGAACCAGGCTGCATCTCTActagaaaaaaagataattccAAGACAGGAGCTCACACTATCCTGCAGCCCTCTGTACATGGCTTAGAGTGCTCCCTGGTGTGGTTTTGGTCCATGCCAACTAGCACTTTCCCAGCCAATACCCAGGCCTGTTAGAAGTTATGGCTTGTGCCAGGGGCTGTCCCAGGATGGCCATTTGGATGTGCCCATGTGGATGTGGGACACATCATACAGCTGGGATTAGAGAGTGGGGCCCGTCATTGCCTTGGCTTCTTTTTAGCAGGATAGATGTACTGCGAGGTGCTGGCAGATGAACTGTGAAGAGACAGGGCTGCA
The sequence above is drawn from the Parus major isolate Abel chromosome 2, Parus_major1.1, whole genome shotgun sequence genome and encodes:
- the GDF6 gene encoding growth/differentiation factor 6, which codes for MNARRALLSAALLASLLWDLPCCLPASLPASSEFAASSKGGRSRRAPRSPRESRPRQGGHAMDRALPRAEPHEYMLSLFRTYSIAEKLGINASFFQSSKSANTITSFVDRGRDDLSPAPLRRQQYVFDVSTLSETEELVGAELRLFRRLPRGRPPPAAPPHVQLSACLSPRPLDSRTLDPRAAPSAGWEVFDVRQGLREQRPWKRLCLELRASADRGSRRWLD